Proteins encoded in a region of the Buteo buteo chromosome 11, bButBut1.hap1.1, whole genome shotgun sequence genome:
- the SPRING1 gene encoding SREBP regulating gene protein — MVPWGAVLWRRLLRKRWVLGVVFGLSLVYFLTSTFKQEERTVRDRNLLQVQEHEQPIMWKVKFSSGNSSQLSNQCRNSVQGKLLITDELGYICERKDLLVNGCCNVNVPSTKLYSCDSCLPNGCCSVYEYCVSCCLQPSKQHLLERFLNRAAIAFQNLFMAVEDHFELCLAKCRTSSQSVQHENTYRDPIAKYCYGEYPPELLPV, encoded by the exons atGGTGCCCTGGGGAGCGGTGCTGTGGCGGCGGCTGCTGAGGAAGCGCTGGGTTCTCGGCGTCGTCTTCGGGCTCTCCCTCGTCTACTTCCTCACCAGCACCTTCAAGCAG GAAGAGAGGACAGTGAGAGATCGGAATCTCCTCCAAGTGCAAGAGCACGAGCAGCCGATCATGTGGAAGGTGAAGTTCAGTTCGGGAAACAGCAGTCAGCTGAGTAACCAGTGCAGGAATTCTGTGCAGGGGAAGCTCCTCATTACAGATGAACTGG gctaCATCTGTGAGAGGAAGGACCTACTGGTAAATGGCTGTTGTAATGTCAACGTGCCCAGTACAAAGCTGTACAGCTGTGACAGCTGCCTTCCCAATGGCTGCTGCAGTGTATACGAGTACTGTGTTTCCTGTTGCCTGCAACCCAGCAAG CAACATCTTCTGGAACGTTTCTTGAACCGGGCAGCTATTGCTTTCCAAAACCTCTTCATGGCAGTGGAAGATCACTTTGAGTTATGTCTGGCAAAATGTAGGACTTCATCACAG AGTGTGCAGCATGAAAACACCTATAGAGATCCAATTGCAAAATACTGCTATGGCGAATAtcccccagagctgctgcctgtttGA